The proteins below are encoded in one region of Bacteroidota bacterium:
- the secE gene encoding preprotein translocase subunit SecE: MKEKIVGFFEDMVKEMKKVSWPKKAELRGSTIITLVTMIISAVFVWGIDQGISKALALIFTSSPK; this comes from the coding sequence ATGAAAGAAAAAATTGTAGGTTTTTTCGAAGACATGGTAAAGGAAATGAAAAAAGTTTCCTGGCCAAAGAAAGCTGAGCTGAGAGGTTCAACAATCATCACACTGGTAACAATGATTATTTCTGCCGTATTCGTATGGGGGATTGATCAGGGTATCAGCAAAGCATTAGCTTTAATTTTTACATCATCACCTAAATAA
- the rpmG gene encoding 50S ribosomal protein L33 codes for MAKEGARIKIKLVSAEGPNKGKSVYVTTKNRNNTKERLEMKKYCKWTKQHILHKETK; via the coding sequence ATGGCAAAAGAAGGTGCAAGAATAAAAATTAAGTTGGTAAGCGCTGAAGGTCCTAATAAAGGCAAATCAGTTTACGTTACAACTAAAAACAGAAACAACACGAAAGAAAGACTTGAAATGAAGAAGTATTGCAAGTGGACTAAGCAGCACATCCTTCACAAAGAAACCAAGTAA
- a CDS encoding LysE family transporter gives MILSLLAGIVTGFIISVPPLGPTYFAILSRGLKKDVRGAVAIGAGAGFMDMFYILIAYGGVTILLNILPASVDKFFIDNQKIFSVALTLLGCAVVIIYGVKIMKTKSVDIAGAMEGGSSEEIEERRKIAEERMHKTEHGLNKILHSKKLEEERQGPVADFFAGVLLCLSSVTLPASWFAIVGYLKGYGVINDSFISGFLLAIGVLAGTTLWFYLLGKFVSTNSHKIKPSTLNKLNLFTGIFLIFLGVLLLYKAVDFMFFHKINI, from the coding sequence TTGATACTAAGCTTACTTGCCGGAATAGTTACGGGTTTTATAATATCGGTGCCGCCTTTGGGTCCTACTTACTTCGCAATACTTTCACGGGGACTTAAAAAAGATGTGAGAGGTGCAGTTGCAATTGGCGCCGGCGCAGGCTTTATGGATATGTTCTATATCTTAATCGCTTACGGCGGAGTTACAATCCTTCTAAATATTCTTCCTGCTTCAGTAGATAAATTTTTCATAGATAATCAGAAGATCTTTAGTGTAGCTCTTACACTTTTGGGATGCGCAGTTGTTATTATTTACGGAGTAAAAATAATGAAGACGAAGAGCGTAGATATTGCGGGAGCAATGGAAGGCGGCTCTTCAGAAGAAATCGAAGAAAGAAGAAAAATCGCTGAAGAAAGAATGCATAAGACTGAGCACGGTCTTAATAAAATCCTTCATTCGAAAAAACTCGAAGAGGAAAGACAAGGTCCTGTTGCTGATTTTTTTGCGGGAGTTTTATTATGTCTTTCATCAGTAACATTGCCTGCTTCATGGTTTGCAATCGTTGGTTATCTGAAAGGTTACGGAGTAATAAATGATTCATTCATCTCGGGATTTTTACTGGCAATTGGAGTATTGGCCGGAACGACGCTTTGGTTCTATCTGCTCGGAAAATTTGTTTCTACAAATTCACACAAAATAAAACCCTCAACACTAAATAAATTAAATCTGTTCACAGGGATTTTTTTAATATTTCTTGGTGTTCTATTACTTTACAAGGCAGTTGATTTTATGTTCTTCCATAAAATTAATATCTAA
- a CDS encoding DUF1501 domain-containing protein, with protein MAKVTRRDFFKFSALASASMMIPSFIKPLQAKEITEKFLASGAKKLVIVQLSGGNDGLNTVIPFKNDIYYSSRNSIAIQEKDVLKITDELGFNPAMPKFKSLYESGYLSIINNVGYPNPDRSHFRSMDIWQSASDSDKYTTSGWIGRYLDSECPDCKNPYNAIEVNDTLSLALKGEKYNGIAVENPERFFMSTSEKYFGDIANANKNKHDDENVAYLYKTIVEATSSAEYVYKTSKIYKSKLEYPKGQFSSNLKTIAELIVSGIDTQVFYVSLGGFDTHVGQNGKQENLLKELSEGIYSFTEDLKGNDKLNDVFIMTFSEFGRRVKQNASGGTDHGTANNIFVINGNLKKPGFYNTAPDLTNLDNGDLKYEIDFRNIYAEVLNKWLNVNDKKILGGNFKQLNLI; from the coding sequence ATGGCTAAAGTAACAAGAAGAGATTTTTTCAAGTTTTCCGCGCTGGCATCGGCATCTATGATGATTCCAAGTTTCATCAAGCCGCTGCAGGCAAAGGAAATCACCGAGAAATTTTTAGCAAGCGGTGCGAAGAAGCTTGTGATAGTTCAGCTCTCCGGCGGGAATGACGGACTGAATACAGTTATTCCATTTAAGAATGATATATACTACAGCTCAAGAAATTCTATAGCTATACAGGAAAAAGATGTGTTGAAGATAACGGATGAGCTGGGATTTAATCCTGCAATGCCAAAGTTCAAGTCGTTATACGAGAGTGGATACTTATCGATAATAAATAATGTAGGCTATCCTAATCCGGACCGTTCGCATTTTAGGAGCATGGATATATGGCAGAGTGCATCAGATTCGGATAAATATACTACATCAGGATGGATAGGAAGATATTTGGATTCTGAATGCCCCGACTGCAAAAATCCTTACAACGCAATCGAAGTTAATGATACTCTCAGTCTCGCACTGAAAGGGGAGAAGTATAACGGAATAGCGGTTGAGAATCCTGAAAGATTTTTTATGAGCACCTCTGAAAAATATTTCGGAGACATTGCGAATGCAAATAAAAATAAACATGACGATGAGAACGTAGCTTATCTTTATAAAACTATTGTTGAGGCAACAAGCAGCGCAGAATATGTTTATAAGACTTCAAAGATTTATAAATCAAAATTAGAATATCCCAAAGGACAATTTTCATCTAACTTAAAAACTATTGCAGAGCTCATTGTATCGGGAATAGATACACAGGTATTTTATGTTTCACTCGGTGGATTTGATACTCACGTCGGACAAAACGGCAAGCAGGAAAATTTATTAAAGGAATTATCTGAAGGAATTTATTCTTTCACGGAAGATCTGAAAGGCAACGATAAACTCAACGACGTATTTATTATGACTTTCTCTGAGTTTGGCAGAAGAGTAAAGCAAAATGCCAGCGGAGGAACTGACCACGGAACGGCGAATAATATTTTTGTTATAAACGGAAATTTAAAGAAACCCGGATTTTATAATACAGCGCCTGACTTAACAAACTTAGATAATGGCGACCTGAAATACGAAATTGACTTCAGAAATATTTATGCTGAGGTATTGAACAAATGGCTTAATGTGAATGATAAGAAAATTCTGGGAGGAAACTTTAAACAGCTGAACTTAATATAA
- a CDS encoding DUF1800 domain-containing protein, with protein MIKLVKMTPTQQRKIQHLYHRAGFGISISELNKIQNNSIKVIVNNIFSSSKNYTDLSIDYGEYAGSYKMKKEARENLTQEEKKKIQKAFREDIVKINVKWINKLATDNAQLREKMTLFWHGHFACKSPVPMFNQNQNNTLRKFALGKFGDLLMAVSKDPAMLQFLNNQQNRKKSPNENFAREVMELFTLGRGNYTEEDIKNSARAFTGWGFNEEGEFVFRDKQHDDGEKNFMGKTGNFSGEDVIKIILENKKTAEFITNKIYRFFVNENDTDKEVVKKLAGEFYDSGYDIEKLMKNIFTSDWFYDERNIGAKIKSPTELISGMMRVFNVKFENDLPIVFMEKSMGQMLLNPPNVAGWPGGKNWIDTSSLMFRMKLPEVLFKSSELEFSYKDTPDEDNMKEVNMKEDNMKDDEMNMQKQKKNKNDSANREKKFFKKVKTNINLNDYFTTFGKYDKEELVGYLSEFVLQKDINTNTKKLALTYSDISSKENFIESLIMRLMSLPEYQLC; from the coding sequence ATGATTAAATTGGTGAAAATGACTCCAACACAGCAGAGAAAAATACAACATTTATATCACAGGGCAGGGTTCGGAATAAGTATTTCTGAATTAAATAAAATTCAGAACAATTCAATCAAGGTAATTGTAAACAATATTTTTTCTTCTTCAAAGAATTATACTGACCTATCTATAGATTACGGTGAATACGCAGGAAGTTACAAAATGAAGAAAGAAGCGAGGGAGAATCTTACACAGGAAGAGAAGAAAAAAATTCAGAAAGCATTCCGCGAAGATATTGTAAAGATTAATGTTAAATGGATAAATAAACTTGCAACTGATAATGCACAGCTCAGGGAGAAGATGACATTATTCTGGCACGGACATTTTGCATGTAAGAGTCCCGTCCCGATGTTTAATCAGAATCAGAATAATACGCTAAGAAAATTTGCATTGGGGAAGTTTGGTGATTTGTTAATGGCTGTATCAAAAGATCCTGCAATGCTGCAGTTTCTGAACAATCAGCAGAACAGGAAGAAGAGCCCGAATGAAAATTTTGCCAGGGAAGTAATGGAGCTGTTTACACTTGGGAGAGGAAATTATACAGAGGAAGATATAAAAAATTCAGCCAGGGCATTTACAGGCTGGGGATTTAATGAAGAAGGGGAGTTTGTATTCCGAGATAAGCAGCATGACGACGGCGAGAAAAATTTCATGGGAAAGACCGGAAATTTTTCGGGTGAAGATGTAATAAAAATAATTCTTGAGAATAAAAAAACGGCAGAGTTCATAACCAATAAGATTTATAGATTTTTTGTAAATGAGAACGACACAGATAAAGAAGTTGTGAAAAAGTTAGCAGGTGAATTTTATGATTCAGGCTATGACATAGAAAAACTTATGAAAAACATTTTCACATCTGACTGGTTTTACGATGAAAGAAATATAGGAGCGAAGATAAAATCCCCCACGGAATTGATTTCGGGTATGATGAGAGTTTTTAATGTAAAATTCGAAAACGATTTACCGATTGTGTTTATGGAAAAGTCTATGGGCCAGATGTTACTGAACCCGCCTAATGTGGCGGGCTGGCCCGGGGGGAAGAACTGGATTGATACATCGTCGCTGATGTTCAGAATGAAACTGCCGGAAGTGCTGTTCAAATCATCTGAGCTGGAGTTTTCGTACAAAGACACTCCCGACGAGGATAATATGAAAGAAGTTAACATGAAAGAAGATAACATGAAAGATGACGAGATGAACATGCAGAAACAAAAGAAAAATAAGAATGACAGTGCTAACAGAGAGAAGAAATTTTTTAAAAAGGTAAAGACGAACATAAATCTTAACGATTATTTTACGACATTTGGTAAATATGATAAGGAGGAACTGGTTGGTTATCTTTCAGAATTTGTTTTACAAAAAGATATAAACACGAATACAAAGAAGCTTGCTTTAACTTACTCCGATATTTCATCCAAAGAAAATTTTATTGAAAGTCTTATAATGAGGCTGATGTCATTGCCTGAATATCAACTTTGTTAA
- a CDS encoding PhzF family phenazine biosynthesis protein produces the protein MKIKTYLVDSFTDEAFKGNPAGVCLLDKKIPESLMQNIAMEINAAETAFVVKDESGENKYFIRYYSPQVEIPFCGHATVASAKVLFEKSNLDKVEFTTHHGLKLSAAKHEDKLRMVFPLFKTTNFISDKISESLGIKTYEDSRYCKDNQDLVVRVRDKETLLSISPDFGKLKAASAEFRGVCVTAPSKDDGYDFYSRFFAPAVGINEDPVTGSAHSVLAKYWSEILDKKELSAYQLSKRGGYLKLKILSDDSLEVISNAKITIEGELSC, from the coding sequence ATGAAAATAAAAACATATTTAGTTGATTCATTTACAGACGAGGCATTCAAAGGAAATCCTGCCGGTGTTTGTTTATTGGATAAAAAAATTCCTGAGTCTTTAATGCAAAATATTGCTATGGAAATTAACGCTGCAGAAACTGCTTTTGTTGTAAAAGATGAATCAGGTGAAAATAAATATTTTATAAGATATTACTCGCCTCAGGTTGAAATTCCATTTTGCGGTCATGCTACTGTTGCCTCGGCGAAAGTTTTGTTTGAAAAAAGTAATTTAGATAAAGTCGAGTTTACAACTCATCACGGATTGAAGCTCTCAGCTGCTAAACATGAAGATAAACTTAGAATGGTATTTCCGTTGTTCAAAACTACAAATTTCATCTCTGATAAAATTTCTGAATCACTTGGAATAAAAACGTATGAGGATTCAAGATATTGCAAAGATAATCAGGACTTAGTAGTGCGGGTAAGGGATAAAGAAACTTTGCTGAGCATCAGTCCCGATTTTGGAAAATTAAAAGCAGCTTCGGCAGAATTCAGAGGTGTGTGTGTAACTGCTCCATCTAAAGATGATGGTTACGATTTTTATTCGCGCTTCTTTGCGCCTGCCGTTGGAATAAACGAAGATCCAGTTACCGGCTCAGCACACTCAGTGCTTGCAAAATACTGGAGTGAGATACTCGATAAGAAAGAGTTATCTGCATATCAGCTATCAAAACGCGGCGGATATTTAAAATTAAAAATCCTGAGTGATGATTCGCTTGAAGTAATCAGTAACGCTAAGATTACTATTGAGGGAGAGCTTAGCTGTTAA
- a CDS encoding YiiX family permuted papain-like enzyme, whose product MKPNRIISIAFVVAAVIFLGYFAKRKFYDSYAKVRQADKEIAELVKKDDIKNGDIIFQSSISAQCEAIRLATHSEYTHCGIIFKNGNDINVYEAVQPVKVTPLDKWIARGQEGHFVIKRLTDRDKILNESVVTNMISEAELMKGKDYDIYFGWSDEKIYCSELIWKIYKRAANIEVGKLQILRDFDLTSKPVKKIMDERYGLNVPYEETVISPASIFDCTLLTTVYSNKKK is encoded by the coding sequence TTGAAACCTAATCGTATAATATCAATAGCTTTTGTTGTGGCTGCCGTGATTTTCCTTGGATATTTTGCCAAGAGGAAATTTTATGATTCATACGCAAAGGTAAGACAGGCAGATAAAGAGATTGCCGAGCTTGTAAAAAAAGATGATATAAAAAACGGAGATATAATTTTTCAGAGTTCAATTTCTGCGCAATGCGAAGCAATAAGACTGGCAACTCATTCCGAATACACTCATTGCGGAATAATTTTTAAAAACGGAAATGATATAAATGTTTATGAAGCAGTTCAGCCGGTTAAGGTAACTCCTTTGGATAAATGGATTGCACGAGGGCAGGAAGGGCATTTTGTGATTAAGAGGTTAACCGATAGAGATAAAATTCTGAATGAAAGTGTAGTAACAAATATGATTAGTGAAGCTGAATTAATGAAGGGAAAAGATTACGATATTTATTTCGGATGGTCGGATGAAAAAATTTACTGTTCAGAATTAATCTGGAAAATTTATAAAAGAGCGGCAAATATAGAGGTAGGCAAGCTTCAGATACTTCGTGATTTTGATCTAACAAGCAAGCCGGTAAAGAAAATTATGGATGAAAGATATGGATTAAATGTTCCTTACGAGGAAACAGTTATTTCTCCTGCAAGTATTTTTGATTGCACCCTGCTGACAACTGTATATTCAAACAAGAAAAAATAA
- a CDS encoding phosphoribosylanthranilate isomerase — MKYLPRVKICCIKNIEEAKNAIAYGASAIGLVGRMPSGPGPITDEEIKTIAASTPPPIATFLLTCETSVDKIVEHHSRVNTNTIQIVDALSEGSYKELKEKLPAIKIVQVIHVIDESSVDEAVRISEQVDGLLLDSGNPNKTVKELGGTGRQHDWKLSRKIVEQSKVPLFLAGGLKPSNVRQAIEEVQPFGVDLCSGLRPNGHLDLKLLEEFMNEVNKAGK, encoded by the coding sequence ATGAAATATCTTCCAAGAGTAAAAATATGCTGCATAAAAAACATTGAAGAAGCGAAGAATGCAATTGCTTACGGAGCTTCTGCTATTGGATTAGTCGGCAGAATGCCCAGTGGTCCGGGACCAATAACCGATGAAGAAATAAAAACTATTGCAGCATCTACTCCGCCGCCGATAGCGACTTTTCTTTTAACTTGTGAAACATCTGTTGATAAAATTGTTGAACATCACAGCAGAGTTAATACAAACACTATCCAGATAGTTGATGCATTATCTGAGGGGAGCTATAAAGAACTTAAAGAAAAACTGCCTGCTATAAAAATTGTTCAGGTAATACATGTGATTGATGAAAGCTCGGTTGATGAAGCTGTGAGAATCTCTGAGCAGGTTGACGGTTTACTATTAGATAGCGGTAATCCAAACAAAACTGTGAAAGAACTCGGCGGAACGGGAAGGCAGCACGACTGGAAATTAAGCAGAAAGATTGTTGAGCAATCCAAAGTGCCATTGTTTCTTGCCGGAGGATTGAAACCTTCAAATGTTAGACAGGCAATTGAAGAAGTGCAGCCGTTCGGAGTTGACCTATGCAGCGGACTAAGACCTAACGGTCACCTTGATTTAAAATTACTGGAAGAATTTATGAATGAAGTAAATAAAGCGGGAAAATAA
- a CDS encoding cellulase family glycosylhydrolase, producing the protein MNTKSLKFFGCNMYELAGVDDSTTELMLRDAKAYGFDTVRFWCFYPTTDEKLQFIINCAKKYELKLISVLADRWNYNQKFEINSDWFTGGYKKVYLPYILNLIEKFKKNEEILIWELINEPAAKKFDYIYNFVSDVTQKIKAVNTNHLISIGTIGGIGDKLGNHFSRFNSSLFEKLYSIKGLDIISIHDYSYDSTLLDRIEIHFYFKGKPHIAKIFNALNKPNVWIRSLWDYFCLENFNKIISSPLSVRWLWRHYIKKNIETANSLNKQIYIGEIGYKSYNGNFRKNLIKHDRIKYFNEGVSGYMLWSFEAQGKSIDGHGYGFGNDRK; encoded by the coding sequence TTGAACACAAAATCTTTAAAGTTTTTCGGATGCAATATGTATGAGCTTGCAGGAGTTGATGACTCAACAACCGAGCTCATGCTGCGCGATGCTAAAGCATACGGATTTGATACCGTAAGGTTCTGGTGCTTTTATCCCACTACTGATGAAAAACTTCAGTTTATAATAAACTGTGCGAAGAAATATGAATTAAAACTCATCTCCGTACTTGCAGACCGGTGGAATTACAATCAGAAGTTTGAAATAAATTCTGACTGGTTTACAGGCGGATATAAAAAAGTTTATCTGCCCTATATATTGAATCTTATTGAAAAATTTAAAAAGAATGAAGAGATATTAATCTGGGAATTGATAAACGAACCTGCTGCGAAAAAATTTGACTACATTTACAATTTTGTATCGGATGTAACTCAGAAAATTAAGGCAGTGAATACAAATCACTTAATTTCAATTGGAACAATCGGCGGTATAGGCGATAAATTAGGAAACCATTTCTCACGGTTCAATTCTTCTTTATTTGAAAAGCTTTATTCAATAAAAGGACTCGATATAATTTCGATACATGATTACAGTTACGATTCAACGTTATTAGATAGAATTGAAATTCATTTTTACTTTAAAGGAAAACCGCATATTGCCAAAATTTTTAATGCACTAAATAAACCTAATGTATGGATAAGAAGCTTGTGGGATTATTTTTGTTTGGAAAATTTTAACAAAATTATTTCCAGTCCCTTGAGCGTAAGGTGGCTTTGGAGACATTACATAAAGAAAAACATTGAGACGGCAAACAGCCTGAACAAGCAGATTTACATAGGAGAAATCGGCTATAAGAGTTATAATGGTAACTTCAGAAAAAACCTGATTAAGCATGACCGTATAAAATATTTTAATGAAGGCGTAAGCGGGTACATGCTTTGGTCATTTGAAGCTCAGGGAAAATCAATTGACGGGCATGGATACGGATTTGGGAATGACAGGAAATAA
- a CDS encoding DUF2079 domain-containing protein: MTEFTPNQKNTAIAWLFLLLPLGWIFGLHPNDAARTICGIILILLLIPKTREFFKKPLALSNFQKNLLLIFIVLYPLVISVQHLLRMYLGGEGINVAYFTNVLNNFPQNKSLLLTLNKDVPYNHLLHHFSPIFYLPAALTLLGIPGYMSFVIFELIIISSVIIIFQKILSHLGYSSTIKYIFIVLLLCNYSIRHSFNWSIEDEFFALPFIMVAYYYFLKKKPWLILLSLLISCTVKESIFLFSSAFCLMIVLMNFRDKTEFKKYNTLFISLGIMSLVCFALYIFGQPFFLGKTYDHLSKAGSVNSLFDFNTIKEKFLYLVFLLLPFLFFPLFYKKGWILNIPVLPFLFLSMVSSIPNLYNTMDYYSVIPSTIFAITTVINLKEFNIKFTNEVSRGLAIILICIAFFLSGWKPAKIIYSAFDEKFVTEKNFERLNHSYVVASSESLVPLLIGFKEVKTFEKENLKNMTFDYLVIREKEKEQLPDDYNSFLKKDENLSTNELIVFHK; encoded by the coding sequence ATGACAGAATTTACACCCAATCAAAAAAATACAGCAATTGCGTGGTTATTTCTTTTATTGCCGCTTGGCTGGATTTTTGGTCTTCATCCAAATGATGCTGCAAGGACTATTTGCGGAATAATCCTGATTTTGTTACTCATTCCTAAAACAAGAGAGTTTTTTAAAAAACCTCTTGCACTCAGTAATTTCCAGAAAAACCTCTTGCTGATTTTTATTGTATTGTATCCATTGGTTATTTCTGTTCAGCATTTATTGAGGATGTATCTTGGAGGAGAGGGAATTAACGTTGCATATTTTACAAACGTACTGAATAATTTTCCGCAAAATAAATCCTTACTTCTAACTCTTAATAAGGATGTCCCATATAATCATTTGCTGCATCACTTCAGCCCAATTTTTTATCTGCCTGCAGCTCTAACTTTGCTTGGAATTCCCGGTTACATGTCATTTGTAATTTTTGAGCTGATTATTATTTCATCAGTAATAATTATTTTTCAAAAAATACTTTCACATCTTGGATACTCTTCGACTATAAAATATATTTTTATTGTTCTGCTGTTATGCAATTATTCAATAAGGCATTCTTTTAACTGGAGTATTGAAGATGAGTTCTTTGCGCTGCCGTTTATTATGGTGGCATATTATTATTTCCTTAAGAAAAAACCGTGGCTGATTTTGCTATCGCTTTTAATTTCTTGCACAGTAAAAGAAAGTATATTCCTTTTCTCTTCTGCCTTCTGCCTGATGATTGTGCTAATGAATTTCAGGGATAAGACGGAATTTAAAAAGTATAATACTCTTTTTATTTCACTGGGAATTATGTCGTTAGTTTGTTTTGCTCTGTATATCTTTGGGCAGCCATTTTTCCTGGGTAAAACATATGACCATTTATCAAAGGCAGGAAGTGTAAATAGTCTTTTCGATTTTAATACAATCAAAGAAAAATTTTTATATCTGGTTTTTCTTCTGCTTCCGTTTTTGTTTTTTCCTTTGTTTTATAAGAAAGGTTGGATTTTAAATATACCGGTACTTCCATTCTTGTTTTTATCTATGGTGTCCAGCATTCCGAACCTTTACAATACAATGGATTATTACTCGGTAATTCCTTCAACAATATTTGCAATAACCACTGTAATAAATTTAAAAGAATTTAATATAAAATTTACCAATGAAGTAAGCAGGGGATTAGCAATAATTTTAATTTGTATTGCTTTTTTCTTAAGCGGATGGAAGCCGGCTAAAATAATTTATTCTGCCTTTGATGAAAAATTTGTAACGGAAAAGAATTTTGAAAGGTTAAATCATTCTTATGTAGTTGCTTCAAGTGAATCACTTGTTCCTTTGTTGATAGGGTTTAAAGAGGTTAAAACATTTGAAAAAGAAAATCTGAAAAATATGACTTTTGATTATCTGGTTATAAGAGAAAAAGAGAAAGAGCAATTGCCTGATGATTATAATTCTTTTTTAAAAAAAGATGAAAATCTTTCAACTAATGAGTTAATAGTTTTTCATAAATAG
- the truB gene encoding tRNA pseudouridine(55) synthase TruB has product MSELLDQDNVYLADKPLDRTSFDIVATFKRAFNLKKIGHSGTLDPRATGLLILCSGKKTKLINDFIDYDKEYNGIIRIGATTPTFDTESEEENIVSTQSVSDDMIEKAKEKFSGDIEQIPPMHSAVKHKGKPLYKLARKGEVIERKVRNVNISELHLKRLSDTELFFNVSCSKGTYIRTLADDIGRELGVGGYLKTLQRTRIGKYKLEDFKDEVKGVKYKKLS; this is encoded by the coding sequence ATGTCAGAACTTTTAGACCAGGATAATGTTTACCTTGCTGATAAGCCATTAGATAGAACGAGCTTTGATATCGTTGCGACATTCAAGAGGGCATTTAATCTGAAGAAGATAGGGCATTCAGGTACTTTAGACCCAAGAGCGACAGGATTATTGATACTTTGTTCCGGTAAAAAGACAAAGCTGATAAACGATTTTATTGATTACGATAAAGAGTATAACGGGATTATAAGAATAGGCGCAACGACTCCGACTTTTGATACAGAATCTGAAGAAGAAAATATAGTAAGCACACAAAGTGTTTCCGATGATATGATTGAGAAAGCGAAGGAGAAATTCTCAGGTGATATTGAGCAGATTCCTCCGATGCACTCAGCGGTTAAACATAAAGGAAAACCGTTGTATAAACTTGCGCGAAAAGGTGAAGTGATTGAGAGAAAAGTTCGTAATGTGAATATAAGCGAGCTGCATTTGAAAAGACTTTCAGACACCGAACTTTTTTTTAATGTCAGCTGCAGTAAAGGCACTTACATAAGAACACTTGCAGATGATATAGGAAGAGAGCTTGGAGTAGGTGGTTACTTAAAAACTTTGCAGAGAACACGAATAGGCAAGTATAAGCTTGAAGATTTTAAAGACGAAGTAAAAGGTGTGAAATATAAAAAGCTTTCTTAA
- the rbfA gene encoding 30S ribosome-binding factor RbfA, which yields MSIRTEKVAEEIKHKLNVAMSPDLQELNLGLVTISKVIVSPDLKIAKTYLSFLGNKLPIKECLKLITERKPHIRFLLGKQLTFRYTPDLLFFHDDTIEYADHIEKILKSIKKPDTETPNSEISDTENSETE from the coding sequence ATGTCAATACGAACAGAAAAAGTTGCTGAAGAAATAAAGCATAAATTGAATGTTGCAATGTCACCCGATTTACAGGAATTAAATCTGGGGCTTGTAACAATATCAAAAGTAATTGTCTCTCCGGATTTGAAAATTGCCAAGACATACTTAAGTTTTCTTGGCAATAAACTCCCTATAAAGGAATGCCTGAAATTAATTACAGAGAGGAAACCTCACATAAGGTTTCTTCTCGGTAAGCAATTGACATTCAGATATACTCCTGACTTGTTATTCTTCCATGATGATACGATTGAATACGCAGACCACATAGAGAAAATACTTAAAAGCATAAAGAAACCTGATACAGAAACTCCTAATTCGGAAATTTCTGATACAGAAAATTCTGAAACTGAATAA